One genomic window of Vulpes vulpes isolate BD-2025 chromosome 11, VulVul3, whole genome shotgun sequence includes the following:
- the ZBTB47 gene encoding zinc finger and BTB domain-containing protein 47 isoform X1: MICPALGLTVLIQRSFPCHFPGSWAGHREGLVTAAVVRSRISCPVWAWAWAWAAGGGHQLLVEKTTDSPAAEFSLVEDVALHFACLMGRLNEQRLFQPDLCDVDLVLVPQRSVFPAHKGVLAAYSQFFHSLFTQNKQLQRVELSLEALAPGGLQQILNFIYTSKLLVNAANVHEVLSAASLLQMADIAASCQELLDARSLGPPGPSAVALAQPATGCTPAAPPYYCDIKQEADAPGLPKIYAREGPDPYSVRVEDGAGTAGGTVPAAIGPAQPFFKEEKEGGVEEAGGPAGSLCKLEGGEGLEEELGGTGTYSHREQSQIIVEVNLNNQTLHVSTGPEGKPGTTTGPATMVLGREDGLQRHSEDEEEEEEEDEEEEEDEEEEEGGGSGGEEEEEEEEEEGGSQGEEEDEEEEAHSEQEEEEEEEEGHSEQDQESSEEEDEDEEGEAASRQGPAGRRGGRAEPPAHSRMATRSRENARRRGPPEPEEARPRGGKRPKPAPGGASAAARAGPQAADGLGAKVKLEEKQHHPCQKCPRVFNNRWYLEKHMNVTHSRMQICDQCGKRFLLESELLLHRQTDCERNIQCVTCGKAFKKLWSLHEHNKIVHGYAEKKFSCEICEKKFYTMAHVRKHMVAHTKDMPFTCETCGKSFKRSMSLKVHSLQHSGEKPFRCENCNERFQYKYQLRSHMSIHIGHKQFMCQWCGKDFNMKQYFDEHMKTHTGEKPYICEICGKSFTSRPNMKRHRRTHTGEKPYPCDVCGQRFRFSNMLKAHKEKCFRVSHPLAADGPPSSGPGLPPAPPAAAHALPLLPGLPQTLPPPPHLPPPPPLFSTTATSGGRMSANN, from the exons ATGATTTGTCCTGCTCTGGGCCTCACTGTCCTCATCCAACGATCCTTCCCTTGCCACTTCCCAG GGTCCTGGGCCGGCCACCGTGAAGGCCTGGTCACTGCGGCTGTGGTCCGGTCCCGCATCTCCTGCCCCGtgtgggcgtgggcgtgggcgtgggcggCCGGAGGAGGCCACCAG TTGCTGGTTGAGAAGACGACAGACTCACCGGCGGCCGAGTTCTCGCTGGTGGAGGACGTGGCGCTGCACTTCGCCTGCTTGATGGGCCGCCTGAATGAGCAGCGCCTCTTCCAGCCTGACCTCTGCGACGTGGACCTGGTGCTGGTGCCCCAGCGCAGCGTCTTCCCTGCACACAAGGGCGTGCTGGCCGCCTACAGCCAGTTCTTCCACTCGCTCTTCACCCAGAACAAGCAGCTGCAGCGCGTGGAGCTGTCCCTGGAGGCGCTGGCACCCGGCGGCCTGCAGCAGATCCTCAACTTCATCTACACGTCCAAGCTGCTGGTCAACGCGGCCAACGTCCACGAGGTGCTCAGTGCCGCCTCGCTGCTGCAGATGGCTGACATCGCCGCGTCCTGCCAGGAGCTGCTGGACGCCCGCTCCCTAGGCCCCCCGGGCCCCAGCGCTGTGGCCCTGGCCCAGCCGGCCACCGGCTGCACCCCGGCCGCACCACCCTACTACTGCGACATCAAGCAGGAGGCGGACGCCCCAGGCCTGCCTAAGATCTATGCCCGGGAAGGCCCTGACCCCTACTCTGTGCGTGTCGAGGACGGGGCAGGGACCGCGGGTGGCACAGTGCCTGCTGCCATCGGGCCGGCTCAGCCCTTCttcaaggaggagaaggagggcgGCGTGGAGGAGGCCGGCGGGCCGGCGGGCAGCCTGTGCAagctggagggtggggaggggctggaggaggagctaGGGGGCACTGGTACCTACAGCCACCGGGAGCAGTCCCAGATCATCGTGGAGGTGAACCTCAACAACCAGACTCTGCACGTGTCCACGGGGCCCGAGGGGAAGCCGGGCACCACCACGGGCCCGGCCACCATGGTGCTGGGCCGGGAAGACGGGCTGCAGAGACACtcggaggacgaggaggaggaagaagaggaggacgaggaggaagaggaggacgaggaggaggaggagggtggtggcagtggaggggaggaggaggaggaggaagaggaagaggagggtggcagtcagggagaggaggaagacgAGGAGGAGGAAGCACACAgcgagcaggaggaagaggaggaggaagaggaagggcacAGTGAGCAGGATCAAGAGAGCtcggaggaggaggatgaggacgAGGAGGGGGAGGCAGCGAGCAGGCAggggccggcggggcggcggggcggcagGGCAGAGCCCCCTGCCCACAGTCGTATGGCCACGCGGTCTCGAGAGAACGCCAGACGCCGAGGCCCCCCTGAGCCCGAGGAGGCCAGGCCTCGGGGCGGGAAGAGGCCCAAGCCGGCTCCGGGAGGAGCCTCTGCAGCAGCCCGCGCGGGGCCACAGGCCGCTGACGGGCTGGGGGCCAAGGTGAAGCTGGAAGAGAAGCAGCACCACCCGTGCCAGAAGTGCCCTCGTGTCTTCAACAACCGCTGGTACCTGGAGAAGCACATGAACGTGACCCACAGCCGCATGCAGATCTGTGACCAGTGCGGCAAGCGCTTCCTGCTGGAGAGCGAGCTGCTGCTGCACCGGCAGACAGACTGCGAGCGCAACATCCAG TGTGTGACATGCGGCAAAGCTTTTAAGAAGCTCTGGTCCCTCCATGAGCACAACAAGATCGTGCATGGCTATGCTGAGAAGAAGTTCTCATGTGAGATCTGTGAGAAGAAGTTCTACACCATGGCCCATGTGCGCAAGCACATGGTTG CCCACACCAAGGACATGCCCTTCACCTGTGAGACCTGTGGGAAGTCCTTCAAACGAAGCATGTCTCTCAAAGTGCACTCGCTGCAGCACTCTGGGGAGAAACCCTTCAGATGCGAG aactGCAACGAGCGCTTCCAGTACAAGTACCAGCTGCGGTCGCACATGAGCATCCACATTGGCCACAAGCAGTTCATGTGCCAGTGGTGCGGCAAGGACTTCAACATGAAGCAGTACTTCGACGAGCACATGAAGACGCACACAG GGGAGAAGCCGTACATCTGCGAGATCTGCGGCAAGAGCTTCACCAGCCGCCCCAACATGAAGCGGCACCGGCGCACGCACACCGGCGAGAAGCCCTACCCCTGCGACGTGTGCGGCCAGCGCTTCCGCTTCTCCAACATGCTCAAGGCGCACAAGGAGAAGTGCTTCCGCGTCAGTCACCCGCTGGCCGCCGACGGGCCCCCTTCCTCgggcccaggcctgccccccgccccgcccgccgcagcGCACGCGCTGCCCCTgctcccggggctgccccagaccctgccgcccccgccccacctgccgccgcccccgcccctctTCTCCACCACTGCCACTTCGGGCGGCAGGATGAGCGCCAACAACTGA
- the ZBTB47 gene encoding zinc finger and BTB domain-containing protein 47 isoform X3: protein MLLVEKTTDSPAAEFSLVEDVALHFACLMGRLNEQRLFQPDLCDVDLVLVPQRSVFPAHKGVLAAYSQFFHSLFTQNKQLQRVELSLEALAPGGLQQILNFIYTSKLLVNAANVHEVLSAASLLQMADIAASCQELLDARSLGPPGPSAVALAQPATGCTPAAPPYYCDIKQEADAPGLPKIYAREGPDPYSVRVEDGAGTAGGTVPAAIGPAQPFFKEEKEGGVEEAGGPAGSLCKLEGGEGLEEELGGTGTYSHREQSQIIVEVNLNNQTLHVSTGPEGKPGTTTGPATMVLGREDGLQRHSEDEEEEEEEDEEEEEDEEEEEGGGSGGEEEEEEEEEEGGSQGEEEDEEEEAHSEQEEEEEEEEGHSEQDQESSEEEDEDEEGEAASRQGPAGRRGGRAEPPAHSRMATRSRENARRRGPPEPEEARPRGGKRPKPAPGGASAAARAGPQAADGLGAKVKLEEKQHHPCQKCPRVFNNRWYLEKHMNVTHSRMQICDQCGKRFLLESELLLHRQTDCERNIQCVTCGKAFKKLWSLHEHNKIVHGYAEKKFSCEICEKKFYTMAHVRKHMVAHTKDMPFTCETCGKSFKRSMSLKVHSLQHSGEKPFRCENCNERFQYKYQLRSHMSIHIGHKQFMCQWCGKDFNMKQYFDEHMKTHTGEKPYICEICGKSFTSRPNMKRHRRTHTGEKPYPCDVCGQRFRFSNMLKAHKEKCFRVSHPLAADGPPSSGPGLPPAPPAAAHALPLLPGLPQTLPPPPHLPPPPPLFSTTATSGGRMSANN, encoded by the exons ATG TTGCTGGTTGAGAAGACGACAGACTCACCGGCGGCCGAGTTCTCGCTGGTGGAGGACGTGGCGCTGCACTTCGCCTGCTTGATGGGCCGCCTGAATGAGCAGCGCCTCTTCCAGCCTGACCTCTGCGACGTGGACCTGGTGCTGGTGCCCCAGCGCAGCGTCTTCCCTGCACACAAGGGCGTGCTGGCCGCCTACAGCCAGTTCTTCCACTCGCTCTTCACCCAGAACAAGCAGCTGCAGCGCGTGGAGCTGTCCCTGGAGGCGCTGGCACCCGGCGGCCTGCAGCAGATCCTCAACTTCATCTACACGTCCAAGCTGCTGGTCAACGCGGCCAACGTCCACGAGGTGCTCAGTGCCGCCTCGCTGCTGCAGATGGCTGACATCGCCGCGTCCTGCCAGGAGCTGCTGGACGCCCGCTCCCTAGGCCCCCCGGGCCCCAGCGCTGTGGCCCTGGCCCAGCCGGCCACCGGCTGCACCCCGGCCGCACCACCCTACTACTGCGACATCAAGCAGGAGGCGGACGCCCCAGGCCTGCCTAAGATCTATGCCCGGGAAGGCCCTGACCCCTACTCTGTGCGTGTCGAGGACGGGGCAGGGACCGCGGGTGGCACAGTGCCTGCTGCCATCGGGCCGGCTCAGCCCTTCttcaaggaggagaaggagggcgGCGTGGAGGAGGCCGGCGGGCCGGCGGGCAGCCTGTGCAagctggagggtggggaggggctggaggaggagctaGGGGGCACTGGTACCTACAGCCACCGGGAGCAGTCCCAGATCATCGTGGAGGTGAACCTCAACAACCAGACTCTGCACGTGTCCACGGGGCCCGAGGGGAAGCCGGGCACCACCACGGGCCCGGCCACCATGGTGCTGGGCCGGGAAGACGGGCTGCAGAGACACtcggaggacgaggaggaggaagaagaggaggacgaggaggaagaggaggacgaggaggaggaggagggtggtggcagtggaggggaggaggaggaggaggaagaggaagaggagggtggcagtcagggagaggaggaagacgAGGAGGAGGAAGCACACAgcgagcaggaggaagaggaggaggaagaggaagggcacAGTGAGCAGGATCAAGAGAGCtcggaggaggaggatgaggacgAGGAGGGGGAGGCAGCGAGCAGGCAggggccggcggggcggcggggcggcagGGCAGAGCCCCCTGCCCACAGTCGTATGGCCACGCGGTCTCGAGAGAACGCCAGACGCCGAGGCCCCCCTGAGCCCGAGGAGGCCAGGCCTCGGGGCGGGAAGAGGCCCAAGCCGGCTCCGGGAGGAGCCTCTGCAGCAGCCCGCGCGGGGCCACAGGCCGCTGACGGGCTGGGGGCCAAGGTGAAGCTGGAAGAGAAGCAGCACCACCCGTGCCAGAAGTGCCCTCGTGTCTTCAACAACCGCTGGTACCTGGAGAAGCACATGAACGTGACCCACAGCCGCATGCAGATCTGTGACCAGTGCGGCAAGCGCTTCCTGCTGGAGAGCGAGCTGCTGCTGCACCGGCAGACAGACTGCGAGCGCAACATCCAG TGTGTGACATGCGGCAAAGCTTTTAAGAAGCTCTGGTCCCTCCATGAGCACAACAAGATCGTGCATGGCTATGCTGAGAAGAAGTTCTCATGTGAGATCTGTGAGAAGAAGTTCTACACCATGGCCCATGTGCGCAAGCACATGGTTG CCCACACCAAGGACATGCCCTTCACCTGTGAGACCTGTGGGAAGTCCTTCAAACGAAGCATGTCTCTCAAAGTGCACTCGCTGCAGCACTCTGGGGAGAAACCCTTCAGATGCGAG aactGCAACGAGCGCTTCCAGTACAAGTACCAGCTGCGGTCGCACATGAGCATCCACATTGGCCACAAGCAGTTCATGTGCCAGTGGTGCGGCAAGGACTTCAACATGAAGCAGTACTTCGACGAGCACATGAAGACGCACACAG GGGAGAAGCCGTACATCTGCGAGATCTGCGGCAAGAGCTTCACCAGCCGCCCCAACATGAAGCGGCACCGGCGCACGCACACCGGCGAGAAGCCCTACCCCTGCGACGTGTGCGGCCAGCGCTTCCGCTTCTCCAACATGCTCAAGGCGCACAAGGAGAAGTGCTTCCGCGTCAGTCACCCGCTGGCCGCCGACGGGCCCCCTTCCTCgggcccaggcctgccccccgccccgcccgccgcagcGCACGCGCTGCCCCTgctcccggggctgccccagaccctgccgcccccgccccacctgccgccgcccccgcccctctTCTCCACCACTGCCACTTCGGGCGGCAGGATGAGCGCCAACAACTGA
- the ZBTB47 gene encoding zinc finger and BTB domain-containing protein 47 isoform X2 has translation MTSCFTGKSCRPRKLLVEKTTDSPAAEFSLVEDVALHFACLMGRLNEQRLFQPDLCDVDLVLVPQRSVFPAHKGVLAAYSQFFHSLFTQNKQLQRVELSLEALAPGGLQQILNFIYTSKLLVNAANVHEVLSAASLLQMADIAASCQELLDARSLGPPGPSAVALAQPATGCTPAAPPYYCDIKQEADAPGLPKIYAREGPDPYSVRVEDGAGTAGGTVPAAIGPAQPFFKEEKEGGVEEAGGPAGSLCKLEGGEGLEEELGGTGTYSHREQSQIIVEVNLNNQTLHVSTGPEGKPGTTTGPATMVLGREDGLQRHSEDEEEEEEEDEEEEEDEEEEEGGGSGGEEEEEEEEEEGGSQGEEEDEEEEAHSEQEEEEEEEEGHSEQDQESSEEEDEDEEGEAASRQGPAGRRGGRAEPPAHSRMATRSRENARRRGPPEPEEARPRGGKRPKPAPGGASAAARAGPQAADGLGAKVKLEEKQHHPCQKCPRVFNNRWYLEKHMNVTHSRMQICDQCGKRFLLESELLLHRQTDCERNIQCVTCGKAFKKLWSLHEHNKIVHGYAEKKFSCEICEKKFYTMAHVRKHMVAHTKDMPFTCETCGKSFKRSMSLKVHSLQHSGEKPFRCENCNERFQYKYQLRSHMSIHIGHKQFMCQWCGKDFNMKQYFDEHMKTHTGEKPYICEICGKSFTSRPNMKRHRRTHTGEKPYPCDVCGQRFRFSNMLKAHKEKCFRVSHPLAADGPPSSGPGLPPAPPAAAHALPLLPGLPQTLPPPPHLPPPPPLFSTTATSGGRMSANN, from the exons ATGACCTCCTGTTTCACGGGGAAGAGCTGCAGGCCCAGGAAG TTGCTGGTTGAGAAGACGACAGACTCACCGGCGGCCGAGTTCTCGCTGGTGGAGGACGTGGCGCTGCACTTCGCCTGCTTGATGGGCCGCCTGAATGAGCAGCGCCTCTTCCAGCCTGACCTCTGCGACGTGGACCTGGTGCTGGTGCCCCAGCGCAGCGTCTTCCCTGCACACAAGGGCGTGCTGGCCGCCTACAGCCAGTTCTTCCACTCGCTCTTCACCCAGAACAAGCAGCTGCAGCGCGTGGAGCTGTCCCTGGAGGCGCTGGCACCCGGCGGCCTGCAGCAGATCCTCAACTTCATCTACACGTCCAAGCTGCTGGTCAACGCGGCCAACGTCCACGAGGTGCTCAGTGCCGCCTCGCTGCTGCAGATGGCTGACATCGCCGCGTCCTGCCAGGAGCTGCTGGACGCCCGCTCCCTAGGCCCCCCGGGCCCCAGCGCTGTGGCCCTGGCCCAGCCGGCCACCGGCTGCACCCCGGCCGCACCACCCTACTACTGCGACATCAAGCAGGAGGCGGACGCCCCAGGCCTGCCTAAGATCTATGCCCGGGAAGGCCCTGACCCCTACTCTGTGCGTGTCGAGGACGGGGCAGGGACCGCGGGTGGCACAGTGCCTGCTGCCATCGGGCCGGCTCAGCCCTTCttcaaggaggagaaggagggcgGCGTGGAGGAGGCCGGCGGGCCGGCGGGCAGCCTGTGCAagctggagggtggggaggggctggaggaggagctaGGGGGCACTGGTACCTACAGCCACCGGGAGCAGTCCCAGATCATCGTGGAGGTGAACCTCAACAACCAGACTCTGCACGTGTCCACGGGGCCCGAGGGGAAGCCGGGCACCACCACGGGCCCGGCCACCATGGTGCTGGGCCGGGAAGACGGGCTGCAGAGACACtcggaggacgaggaggaggaagaagaggaggacgaggaggaagaggaggacgaggaggaggaggagggtggtggcagtggaggggaggaggaggaggaggaagaggaagaggagggtggcagtcagggagaggaggaagacgAGGAGGAGGAAGCACACAgcgagcaggaggaagaggaggaggaagaggaagggcacAGTGAGCAGGATCAAGAGAGCtcggaggaggaggatgaggacgAGGAGGGGGAGGCAGCGAGCAGGCAggggccggcggggcggcggggcggcagGGCAGAGCCCCCTGCCCACAGTCGTATGGCCACGCGGTCTCGAGAGAACGCCAGACGCCGAGGCCCCCCTGAGCCCGAGGAGGCCAGGCCTCGGGGCGGGAAGAGGCCCAAGCCGGCTCCGGGAGGAGCCTCTGCAGCAGCCCGCGCGGGGCCACAGGCCGCTGACGGGCTGGGGGCCAAGGTGAAGCTGGAAGAGAAGCAGCACCACCCGTGCCAGAAGTGCCCTCGTGTCTTCAACAACCGCTGGTACCTGGAGAAGCACATGAACGTGACCCACAGCCGCATGCAGATCTGTGACCAGTGCGGCAAGCGCTTCCTGCTGGAGAGCGAGCTGCTGCTGCACCGGCAGACAGACTGCGAGCGCAACATCCAG TGTGTGACATGCGGCAAAGCTTTTAAGAAGCTCTGGTCCCTCCATGAGCACAACAAGATCGTGCATGGCTATGCTGAGAAGAAGTTCTCATGTGAGATCTGTGAGAAGAAGTTCTACACCATGGCCCATGTGCGCAAGCACATGGTTG CCCACACCAAGGACATGCCCTTCACCTGTGAGACCTGTGGGAAGTCCTTCAAACGAAGCATGTCTCTCAAAGTGCACTCGCTGCAGCACTCTGGGGAGAAACCCTTCAGATGCGAG aactGCAACGAGCGCTTCCAGTACAAGTACCAGCTGCGGTCGCACATGAGCATCCACATTGGCCACAAGCAGTTCATGTGCCAGTGGTGCGGCAAGGACTTCAACATGAAGCAGTACTTCGACGAGCACATGAAGACGCACACAG GGGAGAAGCCGTACATCTGCGAGATCTGCGGCAAGAGCTTCACCAGCCGCCCCAACATGAAGCGGCACCGGCGCACGCACACCGGCGAGAAGCCCTACCCCTGCGACGTGTGCGGCCAGCGCTTCCGCTTCTCCAACATGCTCAAGGCGCACAAGGAGAAGTGCTTCCGCGTCAGTCACCCGCTGGCCGCCGACGGGCCCCCTTCCTCgggcccaggcctgccccccgccccgcccgccgcagcGCACGCGCTGCCCCTgctcccggggctgccccagaccctgccgcccccgccccacctgccgccgcccccgcccctctTCTCCACCACTGCCACTTCGGGCGGCAGGATGAGCGCCAACAACTGA